In one Pseudomonas tensinigenes genomic region, the following are encoded:
- a CDS encoding DUF6124 family protein: MIKPTPNPPETDPTSPYESLDSKKLHEAADRALDHYLCPPGSTPPPRKTRRMYAVTADFKNEELLADASETLASARTIAHDFAHLIPASQRRTLLGIAQLIMLGELAVNRVMDNLELPQ, from the coding sequence ATGATCAAACCAACGCCAAACCCACCCGAAACCGACCCAACTTCGCCCTACGAATCCCTCGATTCAAAAAAACTCCACGAAGCCGCCGACCGCGCCCTCGATCACTACCTCTGCCCACCCGGCTCCACCCCACCGCCACGCAAAACCCGCCGGATGTACGCCGTCACCGCGGACTTCAAAAACGAGGAACTGCTGGCCGATGCCAGCGAAACGCTCGCCTCAGCCAGAACCATCGCCCATGACTTCGCCCACCTCATACCCGCGTCGCAGCGTCGTACTTTGTTGGGGATTGCACAGCTGATCATGCTCGGCGAGCTGGCGGTGAATCGGGTGATGGATAATCTGGAGTTGCCGCAGTAG
- a CDS encoding DUF6124 family protein, whose amino-acid sequence MIKPTPNPPETDPTSPYESLDSKKLHEAADRALDHYLCPPGSTPPPRKTRRMYAVTADFKNEELLADASETLASARTIAHDFAHLIPASQRRTLLGIAQLIMLGELAVNRVMDNLEVPQ is encoded by the coding sequence ATGATCAAACCAACACCCAACCCACCCGAAACCGACCCCACCTCCCCCTACGAATCCCTCGATTCAAAAAAACTCCACGAAGCCGCCGACCGCGCCCTCGATCACTACCTCTGCCCACCCGGCTCCACCCCACCGCCACGCAAAACCCGCCGGATGTACGCCGTCACCGCCGACTTCAAAAACGAGGAACTGCTGGCCGATGCCAGCGAAACACTTGCCTCAGCCAGAACCATCGCCCATGACTTCGCCCATCTCATACCGGCGTCGCAGCGTCGTACTTTGTTGGGGATTGCACAACTGATCATGCTCGGCGAACTGGCGGTGAATCGGGTGATGGATAATCTGGAGGTGCCGCAGTAG